The Citrifermentans bemidjiense Bem genome window below encodes:
- a CDS encoding putative bifunctional diguanylate cyclase/phosphodiesterase — MTQESQNIRRRTTFIALIVSTMLTVVPPAIYFVMSFSHMRGVVEAEGEINARLVGTLVVANPQMWEFEELRLKELLGRRSKSGVKEIRRIYNLKREVIAESGEPLPRPVFALSFPVHDAGHEVALLEVSRSLQPVLIKTLLALIGGALVGAYAFFRLRTVPLRALDEAYRVLKQSEEKYRSVYESLNEGLALYRASRREDGSADLVLTDVNPAAINVFGFSRDDIGGWITELLDGLFAECAEQVFGALQARGEVSLDLEQNSTGRIFSLTAFPMGYGMVATLLEDVTEKKRTAEQLERLAYYDSLTGLLNRRMLLDRMEQAIGTAQREGVKVATLFMDLNGFKVINDTLGHKAGDQILVEVAKRLQKMVRKRDTLARLGGDEFVVAATFEKDENASAIAKNLINAITPVYQVCDREVYVGVSVGISIFPDDGDVPETLLKNADIAMYNAKSQGQGGFCFYSAQLNERLHERMQLEFKLRGAVEREEFFLEYQPILDSKTGRITAVEALLRWNDPEKGRVMPDSFIPLAEDTGVILPLGEWVLRTACAKLRQWQDAGVMPVRMAVNISGRQFTQGDLSKTVEDALLQSGVHPSWLELELTETCLIKNVEETVRKLCRLKGLCVSISIDDFGTGYSSLQYLKNFPIDHLKIDRGFINNVCELPDDRAIVDAIIGIAKAMDLHVIAEGVETRQQAEHLMRRGCDEFQGYYFYRPLPEEKLLEVLASKAAAGLPPGEDADWLELQA, encoded by the coding sequence ATGACCCAGGAAAGCCAAAACATCCGGCGCAGGACCACCTTCATTGCGCTGATCGTCTCCACGATGCTGACGGTGGTTCCCCCCGCTATCTACTTCGTCATGTCCTTTTCTCACATGAGGGGCGTGGTCGAGGCCGAAGGGGAAATCAACGCCCGCCTCGTAGGGACGCTCGTGGTGGCGAACCCGCAGATGTGGGAGTTCGAAGAACTGCGCCTGAAGGAGTTGCTGGGGCGCCGCTCCAAAAGCGGCGTAAAGGAAATAAGAAGGATCTACAACCTGAAGCGCGAAGTGATCGCGGAGAGCGGGGAGCCGCTGCCGCGGCCGGTCTTCGCACTCTCCTTCCCCGTTCACGATGCCGGGCACGAGGTGGCCCTCCTCGAGGTTTCCCGCTCGTTGCAGCCGGTTCTGATCAAGACGCTCCTGGCCCTTATCGGGGGCGCCCTGGTGGGGGCGTACGCCTTCTTCCGGCTGAGGACCGTGCCGCTGCGCGCACTCGATGAGGCGTACCGGGTCCTGAAGCAGAGCGAGGAGAAGTACCGCTCCGTGTACGAGTCGCTCAACGAAGGGCTGGCGCTGTACCGGGCTTCCCGCCGTGAGGACGGCTCCGCCGACCTGGTCCTGACCGACGTGAACCCTGCCGCCATCAACGTGTTCGGCTTCAGCAGGGACGACATCGGCGGCTGGATCACGGAGCTTCTGGACGGGCTCTTCGCGGAATGCGCCGAGCAGGTCTTCGGGGCGCTGCAGGCCCGGGGCGAGGTGAGCCTGGATCTGGAGCAAAACTCCACCGGCCGCATCTTCTCGCTCACCGCCTTCCCCATGGGGTACGGCATGGTGGCGACGCTCCTTGAGGACGTGACGGAGAAGAAGAGGACCGCGGAGCAGTTGGAGCGGCTCGCCTACTACGACAGCCTCACCGGGCTTTTGAACCGCCGCATGCTGCTGGACCGGATGGAGCAGGCCATCGGGACCGCGCAGCGGGAGGGGGTGAAAGTGGCCACCCTGTTCATGGACCTGAACGGCTTCAAGGTGATCAACGACACGCTCGGGCACAAGGCGGGGGACCAGATACTTGTCGAGGTGGCAAAGCGCCTGCAGAAGATGGTGCGCAAGAGGGATACCCTGGCGAGGCTCGGGGGGGACGAGTTCGTGGTGGCGGCGACCTTCGAGAAGGACGAAAACGCGAGCGCCATCGCCAAGAACCTGATCAACGCCATCACCCCGGTTTACCAGGTCTGCGACCGGGAGGTCTACGTGGGGGTGAGCGTGGGGATCTCCATTTTCCCCGACGACGGGGATGTACCCGAGACCCTCTTGAAGAACGCGGACATCGCCATGTACAACGCCAAGAGCCAGGGGCAGGGCGGCTTCTGCTTCTACAGCGCGCAGTTGAACGAAAGGCTGCACGAACGGATGCAGCTGGAGTTCAAGCTGAGGGGGGCCGTGGAGCGCGAGGAATTCTTCCTTGAGTACCAGCCCATCCTGGACAGCAAGACCGGGCGCATCACCGCGGTGGAGGCGCTGTTGCGCTGGAACGACCCGGAAAAGGGGAGGGTGATGCCCGACTCCTTCATCCCGCTCGCCGAGGATACCGGCGTCATCCTCCCGCTTGGGGAATGGGTGCTCCGCACGGCCTGCGCCAAGCTCAGGCAGTGGCAGGACGCAGGGGTCATGCCGGTGCGGATGGCGGTGAACATCTCGGGGAGACAGTTCACCCAGGGGGACCTGTCGAAGACGGTGGAGGATGCCCTGCTGCAAAGCGGCGTCCACCCCTCCTGGCTGGAGCTGGAATTGACCGAGACCTGCCTGATCAAGAACGTCGAGGAGACGGTGAGAAAGCTCTGCCGCCTCAAGGGGTTGTGCGTCTCCATCTCCATCGACGACTTCGGGACCGGCTACTCCTCGCTGCAGTACCTGAAGAACTTCCCCATCGACCACCTGAAGATCGACAGGGGGTTCATCAACAACGTCTGCGAGCTCCCGGACGACAGGGCCATTGTGGACGCCATCATCGGCATAGCGAAGGCGATGGATCTCCACGTCATCGCGGAAGGGGTCGAGACGAGGCAGCAGGCGGAGCACCTGATGCGGCGCGGCTGCGACGAGTTCCAGGGGTACTACTTCTACCGGCCGCTCCCCGAGGAGAAGCTCCTGGAGGTGCTGGCGAGCAAGGCCGCAGCGGGCCTTCCCCCCGGCGAAGACGCCGACTGGCTGGAGCTTCAGGCCTAG
- a CDS encoding PstS family phosphate ABC transporter substrate-binding protein: MSMVEKRFIPIALVLCLALGWGQAAPAQEIVRISGTGAGVALMAPLVEVFEKENKGIKVHLEKSLGSTASIKATVKSALDLAISGRPLKPAESAEGLVQLEYGKSPFVVVTHAGTKQSNISLKEVIDMYSGKIPKWPNGDYVRVVLRPNEDVDTKLVRAISPDMDMAVTAAQSRKDMLLAITDNEGFDALKRTPGTIAFLALTLPLSQPGSVKVLRLDGMQGSVATLAGGKYPYVKPLYLVTRKESSAATEKFVKFLYSKKGKSLAVRHGLLPTGIK; this comes from the coding sequence ATGAGCATGGTAGAGAAGCGGTTCATCCCCATAGCGTTGGTCCTCTGTCTGGCACTGGGATGGGGACAGGCGGCACCGGCCCAGGAGATTGTAAGGATCAGCGGCACCGGAGCGGGAGTGGCCCTGATGGCGCCGCTCGTCGAGGTTTTCGAGAAGGAGAATAAGGGGATCAAGGTCCACCTGGAGAAAAGCCTGGGGAGCACGGCCTCCATAAAGGCGACGGTCAAGAGCGCGCTGGACCTTGCCATTTCCGGGCGGCCGCTGAAGCCGGCCGAGAGCGCGGAGGGGCTGGTCCAGCTCGAATACGGCAAGAGTCCTTTCGTGGTGGTGACCCATGCCGGTACCAAGCAGAGCAACATCTCGCTGAAAGAGGTGATCGACATGTACTCCGGGAAGATCCCCAAGTGGCCCAACGGCGACTACGTCCGCGTGGTGCTGCGCCCCAACGAGGACGTCGACACCAAGCTCGTGCGCGCCATCTCGCCCGATATGGACATGGCCGTGACAGCCGCACAGTCGCGCAAGGACATGCTGCTCGCCATCACCGATAACGAGGGGTTCGACGCGTTGAAAAGGACCCCGGGGACGATCGCCTTCCTGGCGCTCACCCTTCCCCTCTCCCAGCCTGGGAGCGTCAAGGTCCTGCGTCTGGACGGCATGCAGGGAAGCGTCGCCACCCTGGCCGGGGGGAAGTACCCCTACGTCAAGCCGCTCTACCTGGTGACCAGGAAAGAGAGCTCCGCCGCGACGGAGAAGTTCGTGAAGTTCCTCTACTCTAAGAAGGGAAAGTCGCTGGCAGTCAGGCACGGGCTGCTGCCGACCGGGATTAAATGA
- the glyS gene encoding glycine--tRNA ligase subunit beta, protein MAKDLFLEIGCEEIPAGFVPKAMADMELLIKKEFDSARIEYGEIVTLGTPRRLVLAVKGVAERQPDAELTAMGPAKSHAYDADGNPTKAAQGFARGQGIDVSQLKLVTTEKGEYLAAVKSEIGRATAELLPELLPRLIGNIPFKKSMRWADFDVRFARPIHWIVALFDGKVVPFSFGNIDSGSASRGHRFMANTSFPVRDLAHYLEECERHFVIPDPNKRKEIIRAEIERVAKQAKGNVLPDEALLEQVSYLVEYPSAVHGTFSPDFLVVPREVLITSMREHQRYFSLVDDEGKLLPGFITINNTITEDPQVVVKGNERVLRARLSDARFFFDEDHKVRLEARVESLKSVVYQAKLGTSYEKMERFRELGKRLAQRLNPAVTKEVERAATLCKADLVSGMVGEFPEVQGIMGREYALHDGEEKAVANAIAEHYLPTQAGGELPASDIGAFVSLADKMDTICGCFSVGLIPTGSADPYALRRSALGIINIILDKGYREPLSDFVKASLDLLSAKATRPLAEVQKDVLDFFRGRFVNLMADRFPSDAVEAVVSVSFDDLVEAAAKIEALAGFRNRDDFGPLAVAFKRVCNIVKDGVDTPVSTELFQDAAEGELHQALTQVSGKVAAALKKADYLAALTEIATLKPAVDLFFEKVMVMAEDERVRQNRLALLTGIARLFGSLADFSRLSP, encoded by the coding sequence ATGGCTAAGGACCTGTTTCTGGAGATAGGTTGCGAAGAGATCCCGGCCGGCTTCGTCCCCAAGGCGATGGCCGACATGGAGCTTTTGATCAAGAAAGAGTTCGACAGCGCCCGCATCGAGTACGGCGAGATCGTGACGCTCGGTACCCCGCGCCGCCTGGTGCTGGCCGTTAAGGGGGTCGCCGAGAGGCAGCCTGACGCGGAACTGACCGCGATGGGGCCGGCCAAAAGCCACGCCTACGACGCCGACGGGAACCCCACCAAGGCAGCCCAGGGCTTCGCCCGCGGCCAGGGAATCGATGTCTCGCAGCTGAAGCTCGTGACCACGGAGAAAGGCGAGTATCTCGCCGCCGTGAAAAGCGAGATAGGCCGCGCTACGGCAGAACTCCTCCCCGAACTCCTGCCGCGCCTGATCGGGAACATCCCCTTCAAGAAGTCGATGCGCTGGGCCGACTTCGACGTCCGCTTCGCCCGCCCCATCCACTGGATCGTGGCGCTCTTCGACGGCAAGGTGGTTCCCTTCTCCTTCGGCAACATCGACAGCGGAAGCGCCTCGCGCGGCCACCGCTTCATGGCCAATACCTCCTTCCCGGTGCGCGACCTGGCCCACTACTTAGAGGAGTGCGAGCGCCATTTCGTCATCCCCGACCCGAATAAGCGCAAAGAGATCATCCGCGCCGAGATCGAGCGGGTGGCCAAGCAGGCCAAGGGGAACGTCCTTCCCGACGAGGCTCTCCTGGAGCAGGTGAGCTACCTGGTCGAGTACCCGAGCGCGGTGCACGGCACCTTCTCACCCGATTTCCTGGTGGTGCCGCGCGAGGTGCTGATCACCTCCATGCGCGAGCACCAGCGCTACTTCTCCCTGGTGGACGATGAGGGGAAACTCCTCCCCGGCTTCATCACCATCAACAACACCATCACCGAGGACCCGCAGGTGGTGGTCAAGGGGAACGAGAGGGTGCTCCGCGCCCGCCTCTCCGACGCCCGCTTCTTCTTCGACGAGGACCACAAGGTGAGGCTCGAAGCCCGCGTCGAGTCCCTGAAGAGCGTGGTGTACCAGGCGAAGCTCGGCACCTCCTACGAGAAGATGGAGCGTTTCCGCGAGCTGGGCAAACGCCTGGCCCAGAGGCTGAACCCCGCCGTGACCAAAGAGGTCGAGCGCGCGGCGACGCTTTGCAAGGCGGATCTCGTCTCCGGCATGGTCGGGGAATTCCCCGAGGTGCAGGGGATCATGGGGCGCGAGTATGCGCTCCACGACGGCGAGGAGAAGGCTGTGGCCAACGCCATCGCCGAGCACTACCTCCCGACCCAGGCAGGGGGCGAGCTTCCCGCCTCCGACATCGGCGCCTTCGTCTCCTTGGCCGACAAGATGGACACCATCTGCGGCTGCTTCTCGGTTGGGCTCATCCCCACCGGTTCCGCCGACCCCTACGCCCTCAGGCGTTCGGCGCTCGGCATCATCAACATCATTCTGGACAAGGGGTACCGCGAGCCGCTCTCCGACTTCGTCAAGGCGTCGCTCGATCTCCTCTCCGCCAAGGCGACCCGGCCGCTTGCCGAGGTGCAAAAGGACGTCCTCGACTTCTTCCGCGGGCGCTTCGTGAACCTGATGGCGGACCGCTTCCCCTCCGACGCGGTGGAGGCGGTGGTGTCGGTCTCCTTCGACGACCTGGTCGAGGCGGCAGCGAAGATCGAGGCACTGGCAGGCTTCCGTAACCGCGACGACTTCGGCCCCCTGGCCGTCGCCTTCAAAAGGGTCTGCAACATCGTCAAGGACGGGGTGGATACCCCGGTCTCGACCGAACTCTTCCAGGACGCCGCCGAAGGTGAACTGCACCAGGCGCTGACGCAGGTCTCCGGCAAAGTGGCGGCAGCGCTCAAAAAGGCCGACTACCTGGCGGCCCTGACCGAGATAGCGACGCTGAAGCCCGCCGTCGACCTCTTCTTCGAAAAGGTCATGGTCATGGCCGAGGACGAACGGGTGCGCCAGAATCGCCTGGCGCTTCTCACCGGCATAGCGAGGCTCTTCGGAAGCCTGGCGGACTTCTCGAGGTTGTCGCCCTGA
- the ppdK gene encoding pyruvate, phosphate dikinase, with translation MGTKYVYFFGAGKADGNAKMKELLGGKGANLAEMTSIGLPVPAGFTISTEVCTEYYKNDRNYPSSLAAEVEKNLAQVEALMGKKFGDAKNPLLVSVRSGARASMPGMMDTILNLGLNDTTVQGIIAQSGDERFAYDAYRRFVQMYSDVVMGMPKDEMEHLLEQKKDARGVHLDTDLKASDWKELVGEFKAKVKATLGVEFPEDPKEQLWGAIGAVFGSWMNQRAITYRRLNSIPADWGTAVNVQSMVFGNMGNDCATGVAFTRDPSTGENYFYGEYLVNAQGEDVVAGIRTPQPINRAKYKPGDLPSMEEVLPECYKQLAEIRDILERHYQDMQDIEFTIEKGILYMLQCRSGKRTAKAAIKIAVDMVAEKLIDEKTAVLRVAPNQLDQLLHPSLDPKADKKVIAKGLPASPGAASGEVVFTADEAETLAKLGHKVILVRVETSPEDIHGMHAAQGILTARGGMTSHAAVVARGMGKCCVAGCGDIKVDYNQAQFVAKDGSVIKKGDVITLDGSTGEVMKGAVATVAAGVGGDFGTLMGWVDKFRRMKVRANADTPHDAKTARDFGAEGIGLCRTEHMFFEADRIAAVREMILSADLEGRKKALAKILPMQKGDFKGLFREMKGLPVTIRLLDPPLHEFLPQEEKDIEALSATMGVSVQTLKHKVEFLHEFNPMLGHRGCRLGITFPEIYDMQVQAIMEAACELVKEEGFDIVPEIMIPLVATTKELAVLRANSVGVCEDVIKRYAVKVEYLIGTMIELPRAAITADAIAAEAEFFSFGTNDLTQTTFGLSRDDAGKFLPFYVENGLLEDDPFVTLDQQGVGELVRMGCQKGRQTRPGIKLGICGEHGGDPASVIFCDSVGLDYVSCSPFRVPIARLSAAHATLNAEAKAASAAKGCGCGGKGSDASQQPAATA, from the coding sequence ATGGGAACGAAGTATGTGTACTTTTTCGGCGCCGGCAAGGCGGACGGCAACGCCAAGATGAAGGAGCTTCTGGGCGGTAAGGGGGCGAACCTCGCCGAGATGACCAGCATCGGTCTCCCGGTCCCCGCCGGCTTCACCATCAGCACCGAAGTCTGCACCGAGTACTACAAGAACGACCGCAACTACCCTTCCTCCTTGGCGGCCGAGGTGGAAAAGAACCTGGCCCAGGTCGAGGCGCTTATGGGGAAGAAGTTCGGCGACGCCAAGAACCCGCTCCTGGTCTCGGTCCGCTCCGGCGCCCGCGCCTCTATGCCCGGCATGATGGACACCATCCTGAACCTGGGTCTTAACGACACCACGGTGCAGGGGATCATCGCGCAGTCCGGCGACGAGCGCTTCGCCTACGACGCCTACCGCCGCTTCGTGCAGATGTACTCCGACGTGGTGATGGGGATGCCCAAGGACGAGATGGAGCACCTCCTGGAGCAGAAGAAGGACGCCCGCGGCGTGCACCTCGACACCGACCTCAAGGCATCCGACTGGAAGGAGCTCGTGGGCGAGTTCAAGGCGAAGGTCAAGGCGACCCTGGGGGTAGAGTTCCCCGAGGACCCGAAAGAGCAGCTTTGGGGCGCCATCGGCGCCGTGTTCGGCTCCTGGATGAACCAGCGCGCCATCACCTACAGAAGGCTCAACAGCATCCCCGCCGACTGGGGCACCGCCGTCAACGTGCAGTCCATGGTGTTCGGCAACATGGGTAACGACTGCGCCACCGGCGTCGCCTTCACCCGCGACCCCTCTACCGGCGAGAACTACTTCTACGGCGAGTACCTGGTGAACGCCCAGGGCGAGGACGTCGTCGCCGGCATCCGCACCCCGCAGCCGATCAACAGGGCCAAGTACAAGCCGGGCGACCTCCCCAGCATGGAGGAGGTGCTCCCCGAGTGCTATAAGCAACTGGCCGAGATCCGCGACATCCTGGAGCGCCACTACCAGGACATGCAGGACATCGAGTTCACCATCGAGAAGGGAATCCTCTACATGCTGCAGTGCAGAAGCGGCAAGAGGACGGCCAAGGCGGCCATCAAGATCGCGGTGGACATGGTGGCTGAGAAGCTTATCGACGAGAAGACCGCCGTGCTGCGCGTAGCTCCCAATCAGCTGGACCAGCTCTTGCACCCCTCCCTCGACCCGAAGGCCGATAAGAAGGTGATAGCCAAGGGGCTTCCGGCCTCGCCTGGGGCCGCTTCCGGCGAGGTGGTCTTCACCGCCGACGAGGCAGAGACGCTGGCGAAGCTCGGGCACAAGGTGATCCTGGTCCGCGTCGAGACCTCCCCCGAGGACATCCACGGCATGCACGCGGCGCAGGGCATCCTGACCGCCCGCGGCGGCATGACCTCCCACGCGGCGGTCGTCGCCCGCGGCATGGGCAAATGCTGCGTGGCCGGCTGCGGCGACATCAAGGTCGACTACAATCAGGCGCAGTTCGTAGCCAAGGACGGGAGCGTGATCAAGAAAGGGGACGTCATCACTCTCGACGGCTCCACCGGCGAGGTGATGAAGGGCGCGGTCGCGACCGTCGCCGCCGGCGTAGGCGGTGACTTCGGCACCCTGATGGGTTGGGTAGACAAGTTCCGCAGGATGAAGGTCCGCGCCAACGCCGACACCCCGCACGACGCGAAGACCGCCCGCGACTTCGGCGCCGAGGGGATCGGCCTTTGCCGCACCGAGCACATGTTCTTCGAAGCGGACCGCATCGCGGCGGTGCGCGAGATGATCCTCTCCGCGGACCTGGAAGGCAGGAAGAAGGCGCTCGCCAAGATCCTCCCGATGCAAAAGGGCGACTTCAAGGGGCTCTTCCGCGAGATGAAGGGGCTTCCGGTCACCATCCGCCTCCTCGATCCGCCGCTGCACGAGTTCCTCCCCCAGGAGGAGAAGGACATCGAGGCGCTCTCCGCCACCATGGGGGTCTCGGTGCAGACCCTGAAGCACAAGGTCGAGTTCCTGCACGAGTTCAACCCGATGCTCGGGCACCGCGGCTGCCGCCTCGGCATCACCTTCCCGGAGATCTACGACATGCAGGTGCAGGCCATCATGGAGGCTGCCTGCGAGCTGGTGAAGGAAGAGGGCTTCGACATCGTCCCCGAGATCATGATCCCGCTGGTGGCAACGACCAAGGAACTCGCGGTGCTGCGCGCCAACTCGGTCGGGGTCTGCGAGGACGTGATCAAGCGCTACGCCGTGAAGGTTGAGTACCTGATCGGGACCATGATCGAGCTCCCCCGCGCGGCCATCACCGCCGACGCCATCGCGGCCGAGGCCGAATTCTTCTCCTTCGGCACCAACGACCTGACCCAGACCACCTTCGGTCTCTCCCGCGACGACGCCGGCAAGTTCCTCCCCTTCTACGTGGAGAACGGCCTCCTCGAGGACGACCCGTTCGTGACCCTGGACCAGCAGGGGGTAGGCGAGCTGGTGCGCATGGGTTGCCAGAAGGGGCGCCAGACCCGTCCCGGGATCAAGCTAGGCATCTGCGGCGAGCACGGCGGCGACCCGGCCTCAGTCATCTTCTGCGACTCAGTCGGGCTCGACTACGTCTCCTGCTCCCCCTTCCGGGTACCCATCGCGCGCCTGTCCGCCGCCCACGCCACGCTGAACGCCGAGGCGAAGGCCGCCTCCGCGGCGAAGGGATGCGGCTGCGGGGGAAAGGGGAGTGACGCCTCGCAGCAGCCCGCGGCGACCGCCTGA
- a CDS encoding PstS family phosphate ABC transporter substrate-binding protein, giving the protein MSHPYLPRGVVLALLFLLLSWQPAAAETIRLNGTGCGVTLMKPLIASFQKSHPEITFDVQKSVGSAASLKAIAKGALDVAVPGRELKPQEKVAGVAWYEYGRTPYAVVTHRGTKLDNVTTGQLAAMYFGTHGQWADGDFVRVVLRPKEDIDTAVLRSLSPEMDRAVTAAHARPDMLMGITDQETFDHLKKTAGTISFIPLIMPLSEPGTVNVARLNGVEPTLSNLSTGKYGYAKKIFLVTRKNPSPGVKAFVQFLDSKKARAMAQKHGLLPAAGK; this is encoded by the coding sequence ATGTCTCACCCGTATCTCCCCCGCGGGGTCGTTTTGGCCTTGCTCTTTCTCCTTTTGTCCTGGCAGCCGGCCGCCGCGGAAACTATCAGGCTCAACGGTACGGGGTGCGGGGTGACCCTGATGAAGCCTTTGATCGCCTCCTTTCAGAAGAGCCACCCGGAGATCACCTTTGACGTGCAGAAAAGCGTCGGTTCCGCCGCGTCGCTCAAGGCCATCGCCAAGGGTGCGCTTGACGTCGCCGTTCCCGGCCGCGAGCTCAAGCCGCAGGAAAAGGTAGCGGGAGTCGCCTGGTACGAGTACGGCAGGACCCCCTACGCCGTGGTCACCCACCGCGGCACCAAGCTCGACAACGTGACCACCGGGCAGCTTGCCGCCATGTACTTCGGGACCCATGGACAGTGGGCGGACGGCGACTTCGTACGCGTGGTCCTGCGTCCCAAGGAAGACATCGACACGGCGGTGCTCCGTTCGCTTTCTCCGGAGATGGACCGCGCGGTCACCGCGGCGCACGCGCGACCGGACATGCTGATGGGCATCACCGACCAGGAGACCTTCGACCACCTCAAGAAGACTGCAGGAACCATCTCCTTCATCCCCCTGATCATGCCCCTTTCCGAGCCCGGCACAGTCAACGTCGCGCGCCTGAACGGCGTGGAGCCGACCCTGTCCAATCTCTCGACAGGGAAGTACGGCTACGCCAAAAAGATCTTCCTTGTGACCAGGAAAAACCCCTCCCCCGGAGTAAAGGCGTTCGTGCAGTTCCTGGACTCCAAGAAGGCGCGGGCAATGGCGCAGAAGCACGGGTTGCTTCCGGCCGCAGGGAAGTGA
- the glyQ gene encoding glycine--tRNA ligase subunit alpha, whose product MTFQELILSLQGYWAGQGCVIQQPYDTEKGAGTFNPATFLRVLGPEPWKVAYVEPSRRPTDGRYGENPNRLQHYYQFQVIMKPSPMNILDLYLDSLRAFGIDPGKHDIRFVEDDWESPTLGAWGLGWEVWLDGMEITQFTYFQQAGGIDLKPVSSEITYGCERIAMYLQGVDNVYDLEWVKGVRYGDIHHESEVEFSTYNFEEADVDMLLQLFKMYEKECVRLVEKGLVLPAYDYVMKCSHTFNLLDARGAISVTERASYIGKVRNVARLCAEGYLQMRERLGFPLLKGGL is encoded by the coding sequence TTGACATTCCAGGAGCTGATTCTTTCCCTGCAGGGGTATTGGGCGGGGCAGGGATGCGTGATCCAGCAACCATATGATACGGAAAAAGGGGCCGGTACCTTCAACCCGGCAACCTTCCTGCGCGTGCTCGGTCCCGAGCCGTGGAAGGTGGCGTACGTCGAACCTTCGCGCCGCCCGACCGACGGGCGCTACGGCGAGAACCCGAACCGGCTGCAGCACTACTATCAGTTCCAGGTGATCATGAAGCCCTCGCCCATGAACATCCTCGACCTCTACCTCGACAGCCTGCGCGCCTTCGGCATCGACCCGGGCAAGCACGACATCCGCTTCGTCGAGGACGACTGGGAGAGCCCGACGCTCGGCGCCTGGGGTCTCGGTTGGGAGGTGTGGCTCGACGGGATGGAGATCACCCAGTTCACCTACTTCCAGCAGGCCGGCGGCATCGACCTGAAGCCGGTATCGTCCGAAATCACCTACGGCTGCGAGAGGATCGCCATGTACCTGCAGGGCGTGGACAACGTCTACGACCTCGAGTGGGTCAAGGGGGTCAGGTACGGCGACATCCACCACGAAAGCGAGGTGGAGTTCTCGACCTACAACTTCGAGGAGGCCGACGTCGACATGCTGCTGCAGCTCTTCAAGATGTACGAGAAGGAGTGCGTGCGGCTGGTGGAGAAGGGTCTGGTACTTCCCGCCTACGACTACGTGATGAAATGCTCCCACACCTTCAACCTTCTGGATGCCCGCGGCGCCATCTCGGTCACCGAGCGCGCCTCCTACATCGGCAAGGTGAGAAACGTGGCCAGGCTCTGCGCCGAGGGTTACCTGCAGATGCGCGAGCGGCTCGGTTTCCCGCTGCTGAAAGGAGGGCTCTAA
- a CDS encoding cold-shock protein, producing MANGVVKWFNDAKGFGFIEQDNGVDVFVHFSSIQGDGFKSLVEGDSVTFDVVQGAKGPQAANVVKN from the coding sequence ATGGCAAACGGTGTGGTGAAATGGTTCAACGACGCTAAGGGATTCGGCTTCATCGAGCAGGATAACGGGGTGGACGTGTTCGTGCACTTCTCGTCGATCCAGGGAGACGGTTTCAAGTCCCTCGTCGAGGGTGACTCGGTCACCTTTGACGTCGTGCAGGGCGCCAAGGGGCCGCAGGCGGCCAACGTGGTAAAGAACTAG
- a CDS encoding YaaR family protein: MRIDEKSESRSVAKKGKGTPAKSVAGSSGQLFAGRLTAIAKSGTEYEGELKRLKEEIDKAGEVLEQEPTIANFKVFRELIGTMARKVTAEAYRVELLSGGVTGRAHEVISVIDKEADLLYHLVMREQKDHIRIVSQIIKIKGLVVDFLL; this comes from the coding sequence ATGCGCATCGACGAAAAGAGCGAATCACGCAGCGTCGCCAAGAAAGGGAAGGGGACCCCGGCCAAAAGCGTCGCCGGTTCCTCCGGGCAGCTCTTCGCCGGGCGGCTCACGGCCATCGCCAAGAGCGGCACCGAGTACGAAGGGGAACTAAAGCGTCTGAAGGAGGAGATCGACAAGGCGGGCGAGGTCCTGGAGCAGGAGCCGACCATCGCCAACTTCAAGGTGTTCCGCGAGCTGATCGGCACCATGGCTCGCAAGGTCACGGCCGAAGCCTACCGGGTGGAACTTTTGAGCGGCGGCGTGACCGGGCGCGCCCACGAGGTGATCTCGGTCATCGACAAGGAGGCGGACCTCCTCTACCACCTGGTGATGCGCGAGCAGAAAGACCACATCCGCATCGTCTCCCAGATCATCAAGATCAAGGGGCTGGTGGTCGACTTCCTCCTATAA